In Ciona intestinalis unplaced genomic scaffold, KH HT000094.2, whole genome shotgun sequence, one DNA window encodes the following:
- the LOC100177875 gene encoding solute carrier family 35 member G1 translates to MESTKRNEDISLAESCSDSDVINHNEKHKSAKPKPPFMGFGMLCCILTSVLFAVNALMVKMVKSIGPIEVLGARCWVQFFMLLPFITYNWMHNKVDFLGPRNTFKLLCLRSLTGSTAAMFLYQSLQRLPLGDAVTISFLSLVFTMLFAAVFLNERPTVLDIIFSIVIIAGVVLVAQPPFLFDSSVTYDTERLYGTIFGILCSAMAGVTFVIVRKLGIATHATLNVFYYSFAGSITSLIFTTTIETFKFPCSSEIQYIIFAGIAGCGAQIFMALALQYERAGTFSMLKSFQIILSFAFQVIILQDIPSSLSLGGAALVFASIFGIAVRKIYNEYFKGPKLGCKK, encoded by the exons ATGGAGTCAACGAAAAGAAATGAAGATATAAGTTTAGCCGAGTCATGCAGTGACTCTGATGTCATAAACCACAATGAGAAGCATAAATCAGCAAAACCGAAGCCGCCATTTATGGGTTTTGGAATGCtttgctgtattttaacaagcGTTCTGTTTGCTGTCAATGCTCTAATGGTGAAGATGGTCAAATCTATCGGCCCAATTGAGGTTTTAGGTGCAAGATGTTGGGTTCAATTCTTCATGTTGCTTCCATTTATTACCTACAACTGGATGCACAATAAAGTTGATTTCCTTGGGCCAAGAAACACTTTTAAATTGCTCTGCCTTCGTAGTCTTACAGGTTCAACTGCCGCTATGTTTCTGTATCAAAGTTTACAGCGGTTACCACTTGGTGATGCTGTAACAATCTCATTCTTGAGTCTCGTTTTTACTATGTTGTTCGCCGCAGTTTTTCTCAACGAACGTCCAACTGTACTTGACATTATCTTCAGCATTGTAATAATAGCAGGAGTTGTTCTTGTTGCCCAACCACCCTTCTTATTCGACTCTTCGGTAACTTATGACACAGAGAGACTTTACGGGACAATATTTGGAATATTGTGCTCTGCCATGGCCGGTGTTACTTTTGTAATCGTCCGAAAATTAGGCATTGCCACTCATGCAACATTAAATGTCTTTTATTATTCCTTTGCTGGTTCCATTACTTCATTGATCTTTACGACCACAATTGAAACATTCAAGTTTCCTTGCTCTTCTGAAAtccaatatattatttttgctgGCATAGCTGGATGTGGTGCTCAAATCTTCATGGCACTTGCCCTTCAATATGAGCGTGCTGGAACATTTTCAATGCTCAAGTCTTTTCAGATCATTCTCAGTTTTGCATTTCAG GTTATAATTCTACAAGACATCCCATCAAGTTTAAGCTTAGGAGGTGCTGCTCTTGTGTTCGCCAGTATATTTGGAATTGCTGTTCGAAAAATCTACAACGAATATTTTAAAGGGCCAAAACTTGGGTGCAAAAAATGA